The Neospora caninum Liverpool complete genome, chromosome X genome includes a region encoding these proteins:
- a CDS encoding YEATS family protein, related, with protein sequence MPRDRSGGGAPASWEGREDAAAIAGAATGASVGWRESTHVPRSARAHSHAQEGARILKGLTVRKTFVLGSYAFRLSPVEKKKYNDMTHKWTCLLRALNGEDLTYCVKKVVFELDPSFVNPKRTLTHPPYEVSEAGWGEFQISVKLNPEGGHVVGPCVAAETLDEVLIHEPKESFYDVLMEGPHKPAAPHALEKYFLQQQPRFDEQMKLLMGAQGFVQEESMSLMSEAFALTNRIRQLQAACDPRVFQHLRAQQAALVPASPLPSLAAPPVSSHSPPTALAASSLALGQKEALSLATAPPAATTQDPAAAAQTGMQASRGTALSPGVANGPSATLGAGPQVEHPCRAAPPAASPGSASGADVSAALGVPDGAPQLADAGVAPTAETPGASGVAGAAPGPSGASAGPSAGPASMSPAGPYAVVGSAFGAQGADKSAVFDPHALQQQVALQQQQAQALLQQQLYHAQQYMHAAPGAFAAFPGDVKRDATPCPQVSPAPFPQTGPYPNGGAAMPPTAGGVAFPARGAAEGGSAASGGAPQKE encoded by the exons ATGCCGCGAGACCGCAGCGGCGGGGGAGCGCCCGCGTCCtgggaggggcgagaagacgccgctgcgatcgcaggcgccgcgacgGGCGCGTCTGTAGGCTGGCGCGAATCGACGCATGTGCCTCGctcggcgcgcgcgcacagCCACGCtcaagaaggcgcgagaatCCTCAAGGGCCTTACCGTGCGTAAAACCTTCGTTCTCGGCAGCTacgcctttcgcctctctccagtg gagaagaagaagtaCAACGACATGACCCACAAATGGACATGTCTGTTGCGAGCGCTGAATGGCGAGGATCTCACCTACTGCGTGAAGAAAGTTGTCTTCGAACTGGATCCGTCCTTCGTCAATCCGAAAAGAA CACTAACCCACCCGCCGTACGAAGTGTCGGAGGCAGGCTGGGGCGAATTCCAGATTTCCGTCAAA CTCAACCCGGAAGGCGGCCATGTCGTGGGCCCGTGCGTCGCCGCGGAG ACGCTCGACGAGGTACTGATTCACGAACCGAAGGAAAGCTTCTACGATGTGCTCATGGAAGGCCCCCACAAGCCGGCGGCGCCGCACGCGCTGGAAAAATATTTCCTTCAACAGCAGCCGCGATTCGACGAGCAAATGAAACTGCTCATGGGTGCCCAAGGCTTTGTCCAG GAGGAAAGCATGAGTCTGATGTCTGAGGCGTTCGCGTTGACAAATCGGATTCGCCAGCTGCAAGCGGCGTGTGATCCGCGAGTCTTCCAGCACCTTCGGGCGCAGCAGGCGGCCCTCGTCCCCGCTTCGCCCCTGCCGTCCCTTGCAGccccgcctgtctcttcccacTCGCCCCCCACGGCTCTTGCGGCGTCGTCCCTCGCTCTCGGGCAGAAGgaggcgctttctctcgcgacgGCACCCCCGGCAGCGACAACGCAGGAtcccgcagctgctgcgcagACTGGCATGCAGGCTTCGCGGGGGAcagcgctgtctcctggagTCGCGAACGGGCCCTCGGCGACGCTCGGCGCGGGCCCGCAGGTCGAGCACCCCTGCCGAGCGGCTCCACCTGCGGCCTCGCCAGGAAGCGCCTCCGGCGCAGATGTCTCCGCCGCGCTGGGCGTTCCGGATGGCGCCCCACAGCTCGCCGACGCCGGCGTCGCTccgaccgcggagacacctggggCCTCTGGGGTTGCGGGCGCGGCGCCAGGGCCTTCGGGCGCGAGCGCGGGCCCGAGCGCGGGCCCAGCGTCGATGTCTCCGGCCGGGCCCTACGCGGTCGTCGGCTCGGCGTTTGGAGCCCAAGGGGCGGACAAGAGCGCGGTCTTCGACCCTCACGCGCTGCAGCAGCAAGTGGCgctccagcagcagcaggcgcaAGCGTTGCTCCAGCAACAGCTCTACCACGCGCAGCAgtacatgcatgcggcgccaggcgccttcgccgcgtttcccggAGAtgtgaagagagacgccacgcCCTGTCCCCAAGTGTCTCCCGCGCCCTTCCCGCAGACGGGGCCTTACCCGAACGGCGGAGCTGCGATGCCGCCCACCGCAGGGGGCGTGGCTTTCCcagcgcgaggcgcagcggagGGAGGCTCGGCGGCGTCTGGAGGCGCGCCTCAGAAGGAatga